DNA sequence from the Marinilongibacter aquaticus genome:
AGCCAGACAGTAAAGCAGAATACAGCAACTCAAACTTTGTTCTTTTGACATACATCCTCGAAAAGACCCTTTCGAAATCGTATGCCAACTTATTGCAGGAATACATTGTTGCACCAATCGGTTTAACAGACACCTACGTTTTTGGGGGAATCGATCCAGAAAAAAACGAGAGTAAATCGTATCGTTTCATGGGAGACTGGAAATTGCAACCCGAAACCGACTACACAATTCCTTTGGGTGCAGGGGCAATAATCTCAACACCGAGCGATCTCACAAAATTTGCCGACGCCTTATTCGAAGGTAAGCTTTTGACCGCGGAAAGTCTGGAAACAATGAAAACCATAAAAGACGGATACGGTGTCGGATTGTTTCAAACCCCTTTCTACAAAAACATCGGTTACGGACACACGGGCGGAATTGACGGCTTCAGCTCCGTTTATTCTCATTTCCCCGACGACAAAATTTCGTACGCCTTGACATCCAACGGCTCGAACTTTAACAACAACGACATTTCAATTGCCGTATTGAGTGCAGTTTACGGTAAAGCCTATGAAATTCCTACATTCCAAGTTTACGCCCTGACCGCAGAAGACTTGGACAAGTATTTGGGCGTTTACGCTTCCACACAAATCCCATTAAAAATCACAATCACAAAAGACGGAAACACTTTAATTGCCCAAGGGTCGGGCCAGGCAGCTTTTCCACTCGAAGCCACAGAAAAGGACAAATTCAAATTTGATCAAGCCGGTGCAAAATTTGAATTCAAGCCAACAGACAAAACAATGACCTTATTTCAAGGTGGTGGAAAAATCGAATTCACAAAAGAATAAAATTCCCAACAATTAATGCGATATTCAACTGTGAATATCTAGTAAACAACGGATTAAACAAAATCTAAAAT
Encoded proteins:
- a CDS encoding serine hydrolase domain-containing protein, with the translated sequence MKKVILATVLLLTFSKVGSAQSNFDKTKLDRYFNALEEHNKFMGSVAVSKNGEIIYAKTIGYADLENKVKANEKTKYRIGSISKSFTTVLILRAIQEKRLDLDQTIEKWFPTLENAGEITVKQLLSHRSGIHNFTNNADYLKWNTKAKTEKEMVEIIAKGGSDFEPDSKAEYSNSNFVLLTYILEKTLSKSYANLLQEYIVAPIGLTDTYVFGGIDPEKNESKSYRFMGDWKLQPETDYTIPLGAGAIISTPSDLTKFADALFEGKLLTAESLETMKTIKDGYGVGLFQTPFYKNIGYGHTGGIDGFSSVYSHFPDDKISYALTSNGSNFNNNDISIAVLSAVYGKAYEIPTFQVYALTAEDLDKYLGVYASTQIPLKITITKDGNTLIAQGSGQAAFPLEATEKDKFKFDQAGAKFEFKPTDKTMTLFQGGGKIEFTKE